A genomic window from Mesosutterella faecium includes:
- a CDS encoding M3 family metallopeptidase — MAEAVEENALQAPEWQMEDAYGDIGSERWKASARRVRELTDELSAAGRPAGGALLSALALYEEAHMRLSSLKAFVKCLGAKDSTDVRIDPENAALAQAEAALAGASAPLFASIEALAPEDPLWEREPLAHWRFEISRRAGNWKHRLSAPVRAEEERREASEFKPLGGCFKRLQKEVAIEARRSDGTPVTVRAARMIAILKGDPDPVLRETTGRGIERHYEARGEAYAKLLNALHGFRLEFFGQAGVSPLEVSLHQNRLSREGFEAMFEAIRGRLPEIRSCVTLRAPWLGRQTLPFWDLMAPAPQGRARALPPPIPYPEGFETVCEALRGVSPEIEAFFRMMREKRWVDAKPSDRKIGGAFYSRFEEFRMPRVFSTYQGSLASVIQQSHEMGHAFHYWVMRDLPAVQTEFPMTLTEMASTFDEAVVRDFLFRRSDFDGRFAMLWQDLKSWANFMMNVPARCSFELAFLRERKEGEVSAGRCRELMAGAWKRWYGDCALPDVSLWAYKLHYYKTDQLIYNYPYTVGFLLSQILLQKWKSMGADFYPFYVRMLRDTGRMTVDALVRAHFGADCSDPAFWQIAMKGLDEALSAFRQYAPPAGTPAAEPEGRRAG; from the coding sequence ATGGCTGAGGCTGTTGAAGAAAACGCGCTGCAGGCTCCCGAGTGGCAGATGGAGGACGCCTACGGCGACATCGGATCGGAGCGCTGGAAGGCGTCCGCCCGGCGGGTCAGGGAGCTCACGGACGAGCTTTCCGCCGCGGGCCGCCCCGCGGGCGGGGCGCTCCTTTCCGCTCTCGCCCTCTACGAGGAGGCGCACATGCGGCTCTCTTCCCTTAAGGCCTTCGTGAAGTGCCTTGGGGCGAAGGATTCGACCGACGTGCGGATCGATCCGGAAAACGCCGCGCTCGCCCAGGCCGAGGCGGCGCTTGCCGGGGCCTCCGCTCCGCTTTTCGCCTCGATCGAGGCCCTCGCGCCGGAGGATCCCCTCTGGGAGCGCGAGCCCCTCGCGCACTGGCGCTTTGAGATTTCCCGCCGCGCGGGGAACTGGAAGCACCGGCTCTCCGCGCCGGTGCGGGCCGAGGAGGAGCGGCGCGAGGCCTCGGAGTTCAAGCCCCTCGGGGGCTGTTTCAAGCGGTTGCAGAAGGAAGTGGCGATCGAAGCCCGCCGCTCGGACGGCACCCCGGTCACGGTCCGCGCGGCCCGCATGATCGCGATCCTCAAGGGGGACCCCGATCCGGTGCTGCGCGAGACCACGGGCCGGGGGATCGAGCGGCACTACGAAGCAAGGGGCGAGGCCTATGCGAAGCTCCTTAACGCCCTGCACGGCTTCAGGCTCGAATTCTTCGGCCAGGCGGGCGTCAGCCCGCTTGAGGTCTCCCTGCACCAGAACCGGCTCTCCCGCGAAGGGTTTGAGGCGATGTTCGAGGCGATCCGCGGACGCCTGCCCGAGATTCGCAGCTGCGTCACGCTCCGGGCCCCGTGGCTCGGGCGGCAGACGCTGCCCTTCTGGGATCTCATGGCCCCCGCCCCGCAGGGACGCGCCCGGGCCCTGCCGCCCCCGATTCCCTACCCGGAGGGCTTTGAGACGGTCTGCGAGGCGCTCCGCGGCGTGAGCCCGGAGATCGAGGCGTTCTTCCGGATGATGAGAGAAAAGCGCTGGGTGGACGCGAAGCCCTCGGACCGCAAGATCGGGGGAGCCTTCTACTCGCGCTTCGAGGAGTTTCGGATGCCGCGGGTCTTCTCGACCTATCAGGGCAGCCTCGCCTCCGTGATCCAGCAGTCCCACGAGATGGGGCACGCCTTCCACTACTGGGTGATGCGGGACCTGCCCGCGGTGCAGACAGAGTTCCCCATGACGCTCACCGAGATGGCAAGCACCTTCGACGAGGCAGTGGTGCGCGACTTCCTCTTCCGCCGCTCCGATTTCGACGGGCGCTTTGCGATGCTCTGGCAGGACTTGAAGAGCTGGGCGAACTTTATGATGAACGTGCCCGCGCGTTGCAGCTTCGAGCTCGCGTTCCTGCGCGAGCGCAAGGAGGGCGAGGTGAGCGCCGGGCGCTGCCGCGAGCTGATGGCCGGGGCCTGGAAGCGCTGGTACGGAGACTGCGCGCTGCCCGACGTGAGCCTCTGGGCCTACAAGCTGCATTACTACAAGACCGATCAGCTCATCTACAACTATCCCTACACCGTGGGGTTCCTCCTCTCGCAGATCCTGTTGCAGAAGTGGAAGAGCATGGGAGCGGACTTCTATCCCTTCTATGTCCGGATGCTCCGCGACACCGGCCGCATGACGGTCGACGCGCTTGTGCGCGCTCATTTCGGGGCCGACTGCTCGGATCCGGCCTTCTGGCAGATCGCGATGAAGGGGCTCGACGAGGCGCTCTCGGCATTCAGGCAGTACGCGCCGCCCGCAGGGACCCCGGCGGCGGAACCAGAGGGCAGGCGTGCCGGGTGA
- the dcuC gene encoding C4-dicarboxylate transporter DcuC, with protein sequence MLGILIGCATLIVVGWAILKGKYAPLVLFASGAFMLLCAAVFDIGTFLPKKGAAPTGSDLLDVVEFIRYMFSNRLSSLGLLIMTMVGFASYMTHIGANDAFVRIAIRPLSLFKNPYIVLMVGFLLGKAVSMVITSAVGLGVLCMALMGPALAAIGLNKKAIGAIFVTSSAVSLVLIGGSTAAASKACSIPILDYVFFYKIPAGLPVIAIMAVTHFFWQRYLDRKEGWNCAEHRGDTLVFDEEVKKPSGNAPKFYAVLPFLPMILVVVFSPYVVSSIKLDIITLMFLCVIVSMVIETFRWKFNFEKIGAGCKVFLQAMGRSMSGVVSLVIAAGVFAQGFKSLGMLDAIVGLANTAGFGALGMSILFVLITTAVAIIAGSNGASFYPIVEMVPKIAKDMGVNPVALVLPMHQASTIARPLSPVAGVVVAISAMLKMNPLELVKRASVPCIVALVAHQIIVFLFTL encoded by the coding sequence ATGCTGGGCATTTTGATCGGCTGCGCCACGCTCATTGTCGTGGGCTGGGCCATTTTGAAGGGCAAGTACGCCCCGCTCGTGCTCTTTGCAAGCGGCGCTTTCATGCTGCTTTGCGCCGCGGTGTTCGACATCGGGACGTTCCTGCCTAAAAAGGGGGCCGCGCCAACCGGCAGCGACCTTCTGGACGTGGTGGAGTTCATCCGGTACATGTTCTCCAACCGGCTCTCGAGCCTGGGACTGCTCATCATGACGATGGTGGGCTTCGCCTCCTACATGACGCACATCGGCGCGAACGATGCGTTCGTGCGGATCGCGATCCGCCCGCTCTCGCTCTTCAAGAACCCGTACATCGTGCTTATGGTGGGATTCTTGCTGGGCAAGGCCGTCTCCATGGTGATCACCTCCGCGGTGGGACTCGGAGTGCTGTGCATGGCGCTCATGGGACCGGCGCTCGCCGCGATCGGGCTCAACAAAAAGGCGATCGGCGCGATCTTCGTCACCTCGAGCGCGGTCTCGCTCGTGCTGATCGGGGGATCGACCGCCGCGGCCTCCAAGGCCTGCTCGATACCGATCCTCGACTACGTCTTCTTCTACAAGATCCCGGCAGGGCTGCCCGTGATCGCGATCATGGCGGTCACGCACTTCTTCTGGCAGCGCTACCTTGACCGAAAGGAAGGCTGGAACTGCGCCGAGCATCGGGGCGATACGCTCGTCTTCGACGAGGAGGTGAAAAAGCCCTCGGGCAACGCCCCGAAGTTCTACGCGGTGCTGCCGTTCCTGCCGATGATTCTCGTCGTGGTCTTCTCGCCCTATGTGGTGAGCAGCATCAAGCTCGACATCATCACGCTCATGTTCCTCTGCGTGATCGTGAGCATGGTGATCGAGACCTTCCGCTGGAAGTTCAACTTTGAGAAGATCGGCGCGGGCTGCAAGGTGTTCCTCCAGGCGATGGGCCGTTCGATGTCGGGTGTGGTCTCGCTCGTGATCGCGGCGGGCGTCTTTGCCCAGGGCTTCAAGTCGCTCGGGATGCTCGACGCGATCGTGGGGCTTGCGAACACCGCGGGCTTCGGCGCGCTCGGGATGTCGATCCTCTTCGTGCTCATCACGACTGCGGTTGCGATCATCGCGGGCAGCAACGGCGCTTCCTTCTACCCGATCGTCGAGATGGTGCCCAAGATCGCGAAGGACATGGGCGTGAACCCGGTAGCCCTCGTGCTGCCGATGCACCAGGCCTCGACCATCGCCAGGCCTCTCTCCCCGGTCGCGGGCGTGGTGGTCGCGATCTCCGCGATGCTCAAGATGAATCCCCTTGAGCTCGTGAAGCGCGCCTCGGTGCCCTGCATCGTGGCGCTGGTGGCGCACCAGATCATCGTCTTCCTGTTTACGCTTTAA
- a CDS encoding MFS transporter, protein MLRLPPSWLVFSASAAAPFCDAFAIAATGLMLLDLRPEPGFAGGIAAAYMLGALLGSALFGALSDRLGRRPLMRFASAAALLTLFALSSLSPLELPGDAGLALAGRFLLGFFLGGDYPAAQAFLSEELEGRARERGLSLLMGAWYSGALAAVAAGTLFVPHAGWSGWTLLPAPLIAAALAIRLFMPESSGWSAQRTEHGTSSLRDFTREDWRKLAFVSGFWLCQIVPSTALFFFGPEILEAAGLAGLPLPPLLALLYLSILIGTLPAPALLPRASRRALLASTFALMAAGLAAMASPEPVPTLLGFVLFSFSYGLQSVLDYVYPAELFRSAIRGSAIGCITTLTRIGAAATAWLYPIGAARTGTEAMLLAGSAICAAGILFSLRFAPRGAPRL, encoded by the coding sequence ATGCTGAGACTTCCTCCTTCATGGCTGGTCTTTTCCGCCTCGGCCGCCGCGCCCTTCTGCGATGCCTTCGCGATCGCGGCCACGGGGCTCATGCTGCTTGACCTGCGGCCCGAGCCCGGGTTCGCGGGCGGCATTGCGGCCGCCTACATGCTGGGGGCGCTGCTCGGAAGCGCTCTCTTCGGGGCGCTCTCCGACCGCCTGGGGCGCAGGCCCCTCATGCGCTTTGCCTCGGCCGCCGCGCTTCTCACGCTTTTCGCGCTTTCCTCGCTCTCGCCGCTGGAACTGCCGGGCGACGCGGGGCTCGCGCTCGCGGGCCGCTTCCTGCTCGGCTTCTTCTTAGGAGGCGACTATCCGGCCGCCCAGGCGTTCCTCTCCGAAGAGCTCGAGGGGCGGGCCCGGGAGCGGGGCCTGTCGCTTCTCATGGGCGCGTGGTACTCGGGGGCCCTGGCCGCCGTGGCCGCAGGCACGCTCTTTGTCCCGCACGCGGGCTGGTCGGGCTGGACGCTGCTGCCCGCGCCCCTTATCGCCGCGGCGCTTGCGATCCGGCTTTTCATGCCGGAGTCGAGCGGCTGGAGCGCGCAGCGCACCGAGCACGGCACTTCGAGCCTGCGCGACTTCACGCGTGAGGACTGGAGAAAGCTCGCCTTCGTGAGCGGGTTCTGGCTCTGCCAGATCGTGCCTTCGACCGCCCTTTTCTTCTTTGGGCCCGAGATCCTCGAAGCAGCGGGACTCGCGGGACTGCCGCTGCCGCCCCTGCTCGCGCTCCTTTACCTGTCGATCCTGATCGGGACGCTGCCCGCGCCCGCCCTCCTGCCTCGCGCGAGCCGCAGGGCGCTCCTTGCCTCAACCTTCGCCCTCATGGCCGCGGGCCTGGCCGCGATGGCCTCGCCCGAGCCGGTCCCGACGCTGCTGGGGTTCGTGCTTTTCTCGTTCTCCTACGGGCTGCAGAGCGTGCTCGACTACGTCTATCCCGCGGAACTCTTCAGGAGCGCGATCCGCGGCAGCGCCATCGGCTGCATCACGACGCTCACCCGAATCGGAGCCGCTGCGACGGCCTGGCTCTACCCGATCGGAGCCGCCCGGACAGGCACGGAGGCGATGCTGCTGGCAGGCAGCGCAATCTGCGCGGCGGGGATTCTCTTTTCGCTTCGGTTCGCGCCGCGCGGCGCTCCCCGGCTCTAA
- a CDS encoding TetR/AcrR family transcriptional regulator, with protein MATKKALHTREAILEAARFIVQKEGVDALSMDHLAQVAHMSKGAVTYHFKSKRELNRALLEDYAEHLRSGLKSHEDNYIGGPEDTLVPAYADWFRDFDRSSHGWAQLGVHLLSQQVKDPELVRPVREWYAEVARRAEAFPKERQPRVLTAVMALEGLFFVHKFGLDVFSEEQKQEILSFLTGELCPSAAARKDS; from the coding sequence ATGGCAACAAAAAAAGCTCTGCACACCCGGGAGGCGATCCTCGAGGCGGCCCGATTCATTGTCCAGAAGGAGGGCGTCGACGCGCTCAGCATGGATCACCTCGCGCAGGTGGCCCACATGTCGAAGGGGGCGGTGACCTACCACTTCAAAAGCAAGCGGGAGCTCAACCGGGCACTGCTTGAAGACTACGCCGAGCACCTGAGAAGCGGCCTCAAAAGCCATGAGGACAACTACATCGGAGGCCCCGAGGATACGCTCGTGCCCGCCTACGCGGACTGGTTCCGGGACTTCGACCGCTCGAGCCACGGCTGGGCGCAGCTCGGCGTCCATCTGCTCTCCCAGCAGGTGAAGGACCCGGAGCTCGTGCGCCCGGTGCGCGAGTGGTACGCGGAGGTTGCGCGCCGGGCCGAGGCCTTCCCGAAGGAAAGGCAGCCCCGGGTGCTCACCGCCGTGATGGCGCTTGAAGGCCTCTTTTTCGTGCACAAGTTCGGTCTTGACGTCTTCTCCGAAGAGCAGAAGCAGGAGATCCTCTCGTTCCTCACCGGGGAGCTCTGCCCAAGCGCCGCGGCCCGCAAGGACTCCTGA
- a CDS encoding porin, giving the protein MKPMKLAAALAAVALSGAAAAAPSITMYGVVDTGLQYTHVSNRGVDTLEMNSGNYAGSRWGVKGEEKIGSSSVGFILESGFASDTGAQGKSGSIFNRESQIYVKGSWGRIGAGRVGAFTSGSSSLSRYWDFEPFETGYYDAGLQGTQVNVWRLNSNTLYYVSPKMNGFEFGGQYSFTGSTSDKETNGMARDSHFGNIYARWDGKNARVIAGVEADFIGHDYRDTDPNKTRWSAKLAGAWTPNAGPVTLFAGYNYYKNQNRFTDSTWDDDYKVVYDGSGRGLEGHAFFLGGRYSVGAASFLGQFQFLTGKNKGAVKGDEDDYKRYVGSLGVHYYFSKRTMGYGVVSYAKGTGLLDTNTTETNRVVTTVGVTHWF; this is encoded by the coding sequence ATGAAACCCATGAAGCTCGCCGCAGCGCTTGCCGCCGTGGCCCTGTCCGGGGCGGCCGCAGCCGCCCCTTCCATCACGATGTACGGGGTCGTCGACACGGGCCTGCAGTACACCCACGTCTCAAACCGCGGCGTTGACACGCTCGAGATGAACTCCGGCAACTACGCGGGCTCGCGCTGGGGCGTGAAGGGCGAGGAGAAAATCGGCTCCTCCAGCGTGGGCTTCATTCTGGAGTCGGGCTTCGCAAGCGATACGGGCGCGCAGGGCAAAAGCGGCAGCATCTTCAACCGCGAGTCCCAGATCTATGTGAAGGGCTCCTGGGGCCGGATCGGCGCGGGCCGGGTCGGGGCCTTCACCTCGGGCTCTTCGTCCCTTTCCCGCTACTGGGACTTTGAGCCCTTCGAGACCGGGTACTACGACGCGGGGCTGCAGGGCACGCAGGTGAACGTCTGGAGGCTCAACAGCAACACCCTCTACTACGTCTCCCCGAAGATGAACGGCTTTGAGTTCGGCGGCCAGTATTCGTTCACGGGTAGCACGTCCGACAAAGAGACGAACGGGATGGCCCGCGACAGCCACTTCGGGAACATCTACGCGCGCTGGGACGGAAAGAATGCGCGGGTGATCGCCGGGGTTGAGGCCGACTTCATCGGCCACGACTACCGGGACACCGACCCGAACAAGACGAGGTGGTCGGCGAAGCTTGCCGGCGCCTGGACCCCGAACGCGGGCCCGGTGACGCTGTTTGCGGGCTACAACTATTACAAGAACCAGAACCGCTTCACCGACTCGACCTGGGACGACGACTACAAGGTGGTCTATGACGGCAGCGGCCGCGGGCTCGAGGGACATGCCTTCTTCCTGGGCGGCCGCTACAGCGTTGGAGCCGCGAGCTTTCTCGGGCAGTTCCAGTTCCTCACGGGCAAGAACAAGGGCGCCGTGAAGGGCGATGAGGACGACTACAAGCGCTACGTGGGGTCGCTCGGCGTGCACTACTACTTCAGCAAGCGCACGATGGGCTACGGCGTCGTCTCCTACGCGAAGGGCACGGGGCTGCTTGACACCAACACGACCGAAACGAACCGGGTCGTGACGACCGTAGGCGTCACGCACTGGTTCTAA
- a CDS encoding flavocytochrome c: MAVAAAVMSVFALQAFASPVTTTGTGVGKDGEIKVEVTFDANRIQSIKVLSQQENPVLSKKVFTDLKDNVVKTNSADLDVVSGASFSSRGLLAAVKDAAKKAGVTLSKDGQKSLKKVSKAIPAKSGYDVVVVGAGGAGFAAAIEAKRTGASVVVLEKMPSVGGNSLISGGEMNVARNWVQPKLGVLDDSPERHAQDTYIGGDKKGDLSVIRTLTGHALETAKWARDYVGVRFEPDNLFMFGGHTRKRALIPVGQTGTEFITKLSAKADSLGIPVITNMKAVELLRDSTGRVTGVKAEMDGRPYEFDAKGGVVLATGGFGHNAAMVKKYNPSLDERFKSTDSPSATGEALYMAERAGASLVNMQYIQTYPICDPVSGTIELIADARFDGAILLNQKGERFVEELERRDVISHAILRQPGAYTWVLWNDKIGSVSKTVEAHPDEYAAFTKNGTMKTCDDLKCVADFTKIPYKNLKATVDRVDSMTGKGNDRDFHHRAGLVDLSQGRYYVVKAVPSIHHTMGGIRINPKAQALNAKGEPIPGLYAAGEATGVTHGTNRLGGNAYTDILVFGRIAGEAAAWDALSASYRNKN, encoded by the coding sequence ATGGCAGTGGCCGCTGCCGTCATGAGCGTCTTCGCCCTGCAGGCCTTCGCCTCCCCCGTGACCACCACCGGAACCGGCGTTGGCAAGGACGGCGAGATCAAGGTCGAGGTCACGTTCGATGCGAACCGCATCCAGTCGATCAAGGTCCTCTCCCAGCAGGAGAACCCGGTCCTCTCGAAGAAGGTGTTCACGGACCTGAAGGACAATGTCGTAAAGACCAATTCCGCCGACCTCGACGTGGTCTCCGGCGCCTCCTTCTCCTCGCGCGGCCTTCTCGCTGCGGTGAAGGACGCGGCGAAGAAGGCGGGCGTCACCCTCTCGAAGGACGGTCAGAAGTCCCTGAAGAAGGTCTCGAAGGCGATCCCCGCGAAGAGCGGCTATGACGTGGTCGTCGTGGGCGCGGGCGGCGCGGGCTTTGCCGCCGCGATCGAGGCGAAGAGGACCGGGGCGAGCGTCGTGGTGCTGGAGAAGATGCCTTCGGTCGGCGGCAACTCCCTCATTTCAGGCGGTGAGATGAACGTTGCCCGCAACTGGGTGCAGCCGAAGCTGGGCGTTCTCGACGACTCGCCCGAGCGCCACGCGCAGGACACCTATATCGGCGGCGACAAGAAGGGCGACCTCTCAGTGATCCGCACTCTCACCGGGCACGCGCTTGAAACTGCGAAGTGGGCCCGCGACTACGTGGGGGTGAGGTTCGAGCCGGACAACCTCTTCATGTTCGGCGGGCATACGAGAAAGCGCGCCCTGATCCCCGTGGGCCAGACCGGGACGGAGTTCATCACGAAGCTCTCGGCGAAGGCCGACTCGCTCGGCATCCCCGTGATTACGAACATGAAGGCCGTGGAACTGCTGCGCGATTCCACGGGGCGCGTGACCGGCGTCAAGGCTGAAATGGACGGCCGCCCCTATGAGTTCGACGCGAAGGGCGGCGTGGTGCTCGCGACCGGCGGCTTCGGCCACAACGCCGCGATGGTGAAGAAGTACAACCCGTCGCTTGACGAGCGCTTCAAGTCGACCGACTCCCCGAGCGCGACCGGCGAAGCCCTCTACATGGCCGAGCGCGCAGGGGCGAGCCTCGTGAACATGCAGTACATCCAGACCTACCCGATCTGCGACCCGGTCTCGGGCACGATCGAGCTCATCGCCGACGCGCGATTTGACGGCGCGATCCTCCTGAACCAGAAGGGCGAGCGCTTCGTCGAGGAACTCGAGCGCCGCGACGTGATCTCGCACGCGATCCTCAGGCAGCCCGGGGCCTACACCTGGGTACTCTGGAACGACAAGATCGGCAGCGTCTCGAAGACCGTCGAGGCGCACCCTGACGAGTACGCCGCGTTCACGAAGAACGGCACCATGAAGACCTGCGATGACCTGAAGTGCGTCGCCGACTTCACGAAGATCCCATACAAGAACCTCAAGGCGACCGTTGACCGCGTCGACTCCATGACCGGCAAGGGCAATGACCGCGACTTCCACCACCGTGCGGGTCTGGTCGACCTCTCGCAGGGCCGCTACTACGTCGTGAAGGCCGTGCCCTCCATCCACCACACGATGGGCGGCATCCGCATTAATCCGAAGGCGCAGGCCCTGAACGCCAAGGGCGAGCCGATTCCGGGGCTTTACGCTGCGGGCGAGGCGACCGGCGTCACTCACGGCACGAACCGTCTGGGCGGCAACGCCTATACCGACATCCTGGTCTTCGGCCGCATCGCGGGCGAAGCGGCGGCCTGGGACGCGCTGTCTGCCTCCTACAGGAACAAAAACTAA
- a CDS encoding HAL/PAL/TAL family ammonia-lyase, producing MMKFKPAALAIGLAMTATSAFATVTLDGHSLTQADAWKIAEGEPVAISDKAMKFMSDSNKLVLLAARQGKEIYGLTVGVGLNKDHHLFDKTGRLTEQARQASIAFNRNIIRSHSAGFGPMLDKKIARLAMVVRLNTLLTGRSGAQPRVAELYRDFLNKGITPMIPSRGSIGDADITLASHVGSVMIGEWKADVDGREMTGAEALKAKGLQPLVPEGKDGLAILSSNCVGTALTMEAARTMHQVLKVSPVVYGLSLEGLNGNVTPFLAQSAASHPLKGFPEMAKTLRLTLKGSYLWDLDKTRNLQDPLSFRTSVYTMSEAKVALDELDGLLNTQINSSDDNPGVILNATQEDRSTPYVNQWFVEGDGLKGAIIPSANFEPLPIAIAAQKAAIALTHVAHNSANRMMRLDDDNFSGLSRYLASKENVFGHAFGATEDSMVSLYAETIDLANPISVHGAAVEGTIEDTHSNLPRVAQRLNRSANTVLDMYSMELLHAAQAIDLRKMKQTNVRLSDKTGALYNAYRKQVPFVGMDRVYSGNLQAGRKILEQY from the coding sequence ATGATGAAGTTCAAACCCGCAGCCCTTGCCATAGGACTTGCCATGACCGCTACCAGCGCATTTGCCACCGTGACCCTGGACGGCCACTCGCTCACCCAGGCCGACGCCTGGAAGATCGCCGAAGGCGAGCCCGTCGCCATTTCGGACAAGGCCATGAAGTTCATGTCCGACTCGAACAAGCTCGTGCTGCTCGCCGCCCGTCAGGGCAAGGAAATCTACGGCCTCACCGTGGGCGTGGGCCTCAACAAGGACCATCACCTCTTTGACAAGACCGGGCGCCTCACCGAGCAGGCCCGCCAGGCCTCGATCGCCTTCAACCGCAACATCATCCGCTCGCACTCCGCCGGCTTCGGCCCGATGCTGGACAAGAAGATCGCAAGGCTCGCGATGGTGGTGCGCCTCAATACGCTTTTGACCGGCCGCTCCGGAGCCCAGCCGCGCGTGGCCGAGCTCTACCGCGACTTCCTCAACAAGGGCATCACCCCGATGATCCCTTCGCGCGGCTCGATCGGCGACGCTGACATCACGCTCGCCTCCCACGTGGGCTCGGTGATGATCGGCGAATGGAAGGCCGACGTCGACGGCAGGGAAATGACGGGCGCCGAAGCCCTGAAGGCGAAGGGCCTCCAGCCCCTCGTCCCGGAAGGCAAGGACGGCCTGGCGATCCTCTCCTCCAACTGCGTGGGCACGGCGCTCACCATGGAAGCCGCCCGCACGATGCACCAGGTGCTCAAGGTCTCGCCCGTGGTCTACGGACTTTCGCTTGAAGGCCTGAACGGCAACGTCACGCCGTTCCTCGCCCAGAGCGCAGCCTCGCACCCGCTGAAGGGCTTCCCCGAGATGGCGAAGACCCTGCGGCTTACCCTGAAGGGCTCCTACCTCTGGGACCTCGACAAGACCCGCAACCTGCAGGATCCCCTCTCCTTCCGCACGAGCGTCTACACGATGTCCGAGGCGAAGGTCGCACTCGATGAGCTCGACGGCCTGCTCAACACCCAGATCAACTCTTCCGACGACAACCCGGGCGTGATCCTCAATGCCACGCAGGAAGACCGCAGCACCCCTTACGTGAACCAGTGGTTCGTGGAGGGCGACGGGCTGAAGGGCGCCATCATCCCGAGCGCGAACTTCGAGCCGCTGCCGATCGCGATTGCCGCCCAGAAGGCCGCGATCGCCCTCACCCACGTCGCGCACAACAGCGCGAACCGCATGATGAGGCTTGACGACGACAACTTCTCGGGACTCTCGCGCTACCTCGCCTCCAAGGAGAACGTGTTCGGCCACGCCTTCGGCGCGACCGAGGACTCGATGGTCTCGCTCTACGCCGAAACGATCGACCTCGCCAACCCGATCTCCGTGCACGGCGCTGCGGTTGAAGGCACGATCGAGGACACGCACTCCAACCTGCCGCGCGTCGCCCAGCGCCTGAACCGCTCCGCGAACACGGTGCTTGACATGTACTCGATGGAGCTGCTGCACGCCGCCCAGGCCATCGACCTGCGCAAGATGAAGCAGACGAACGTCCGCCTCTCCGACAAGACCGGCGCTCTTTACAACGCCTACCGCAAGCAGGTTCCGTTCGTCGGCATGGACCGCGTCTACAGCGGCAACCTCCAGGCCGGCCGCAAGATCCTCGAGCAGTACTGA
- a CDS encoding (deoxy)nucleoside triphosphate pyrophosphohydrolase, giving the protein MKRIEVVAAIIHHEGKILATQRGYGDFKDGWEFPGGKVEPGETPQEAIVREIREELEVTIRPERLVTTVECDYPKFHLTMHCFLASVAEGSITLLEHEAAKWLGKDELDTVAWLPADVEAVQKLKPLLEEARGS; this is encoded by the coding sequence ATGAAGAGAATTGAAGTCGTGGCAGCCATCATCCACCACGAGGGGAAGATACTCGCCACCCAGCGCGGCTACGGCGATTTCAAGGACGGCTGGGAATTTCCCGGCGGCAAAGTGGAGCCGGGCGAGACCCCGCAGGAGGCGATCGTGCGCGAGATCCGCGAGGAGCTAGAGGTGACGATCAGGCCCGAGCGGCTTGTGACCACCGTGGAGTGCGACTACCCGAAGTTTCACCTCACGATGCACTGCTTTCTCGCCTCCGTGGCGGAGGGCAGCATCACGCTGCTCGAGCACGAGGCAGCGAAGTGGCTGGGGAAGGACGAGCTGGACACCGTGGCGTGGCTGCCGGCCGACGTCGAGGCTGTGCAGAAGCTGAAGCCTCTTCTTGAAGAGGCCCGGGGCTCCTGA